Proteins found in one Chloroflexota bacterium genomic segment:
- the nrfD gene encoding polysulfide reductase NrfD, with the protein MKINTKILWGLSVVAFAVGSIGLFQRLTTGHLNTAYGSYVPWGLWVAMYLFFVGLAAGIFLIAALDIPLGIRIFAGVAPAALFAALVALGAGLLQIWLDLGWMSRIWNVYLSPSPSSVMAQIVWGYTLFGLLILVALVLRWRGGFDRWLKVLMWLGIPLALYLSGAVGALLGVEASRLFWHVGLFPAQFPVFSVASGAALMLVILELVDEQAVPRRDQLLGILALATIALQIVKLYFLWADYSQSLYGGVPENVAAVNMVLFGPYWWAFWILQIGLGTLIPLIILVVPRWGRQPALAGWAGMLILLGFAVARSNIVFPAMTVPEFDALRLAYTGPGLTYEYFPTLTEWLLAVWIVGLAALAFLAGHRWVLPKFKAV; encoded by the coding sequence ATGAAAATCAATACTAAGATATTGTGGGGACTCAGTGTTGTCGCATTCGCGGTTGGCAGCATCGGGCTGTTCCAACGTTTGACGACTGGACATCTGAACACAGCCTACGGTTCGTACGTGCCGTGGGGCTTGTGGGTGGCGATGTATCTGTTCTTTGTCGGGCTGGCAGCGGGGATATTCCTGATTGCTGCCCTCGATATTCCGTTGGGAATTCGCATCTTCGCCGGTGTCGCGCCGGCCGCCCTGTTCGCTGCGTTAGTCGCGCTGGGCGCGGGGCTACTGCAAATCTGGCTCGACCTGGGGTGGATGAGTCGAATCTGGAATGTGTACTTGAGCCCCAGCCCCAGCTCAGTGATGGCGCAAATCGTGTGGGGCTATACACTGTTCGGCTTACTGATCCTCGTCGCGCTGGTCTTGCGATGGCGTGGCGGGTTCGACCGCTGGCTCAAGGTGCTGATGTGGCTCGGCATCCCGCTCGCGCTGTACCTGAGTGGCGCAGTAGGCGCGCTGCTCGGCGTTGAAGCCAGCCGGCTGTTCTGGCACGTCGGCCTGTTCCCTGCTCAGTTTCCAGTATTCTCGGTCGCCTCCGGCGCGGCGTTGATGCTGGTTATCCTCGAACTTGTGGACGAGCAGGCGGTACCACGGCGTGACCAACTGCTGGGCATCCTGGCCCTGGCGACGATCGCACTGCAAATCGTCAAACTCTACTTTCTGTGGGCAGACTATTCACAGAGTCTGTACGGCGGTGTGCCCGAGAACGTCGCGGCGGTCAATATGGTGCTTTTTGGCCCCTACTGGTGGGCGTTCTGGATTCTGCAAATAGGCCTAGGGACACTGATTCCACTGATCATTTTGGTGGTGCCCCGGTGGGGCCGACAACCCGCGCTTGCGGGTTGGGCGGGAATGTTGATACTCCTGGGCTTTGCGGTGGCGCGTTCTAACATCGTCTTTCCGGCAATGACCGTGCCCGAGTTCGACGCGCTGCGGCTGGCTTACACGGGACCAGGATTGACTTACGAATATTTCCCTACTCTGACAGAATGGTTGTTGGCCGTGTGGATCGTGGGGCTGGCTGCACTCGCCTTTTTGGCCGGGCACCGTTGGGTACTGCCGAAATTCAAGGCGGTATAG
- a CDS encoding molecular chaperone TorD family protein — protein sequence MMSELNFLHARAAMYDLLARLYTYPLDSAALDAVMALRVENAPTALFDALVVMQARIAAAPERAMFVETLNVEATRLFEGPGQPAAPAYASFYLNERQLMGPAALAARRAYLAWNVRPRDDGRVPPDHLALELGFMAYLAYEIAAHDGESPRALAGSATFLREHLLTWVPRFGSTVVSATAHPFFIGLANLTCALLESDAAWLREILEVQKHPIDTEVTA from the coding sequence ATGATGAGCGAATTGAATTTCCTGCACGCGCGTGCAGCAATGTATGATTTGCTGGCGCGGCTCTATACCTACCCGTTAGATAGCGCGGCGCTGGATGCGGTAATGGCGCTCCGCGTCGAGAACGCGCCCACTGCGCTGTTCGACGCGCTCGTGGTGATGCAAGCGCGCATTGCGGCGGCGCCTGAGCGCGCCATGTTTGTGGAGACGTTGAACGTCGAGGCAACACGGCTGTTTGAAGGGCCTGGGCAACCCGCTGCGCCCGCCTATGCCTCGTTCTACTTGAACGAAAGGCAATTGATGGGTCCCGCTGCTCTCGCGGCCCGCCGCGCCTATCTCGCCTGGAATGTGCGTCCGCGGGACGACGGACGCGTTCCGCCGGATCATCTCGCGCTGGAACTCGGCTTTATGGCGTATCTAGCATACGAGATAGCAGCGCATGACGGCGAATCCCCGCGCGCACTGGCAGGTTCGGCCACGTTTCTGCGCGAACATCTCTTGACGTGGGTGCCACGGTTCGGATCGACGGTCGTGTCCGCGACAGCTCACCCATTCTTTATCGGCCTGGCTAACCTGACCTGCGCATTGCTGGAATCCGACGCCGCATGGTTGCGTGAAATTCTGGAGGTCCAGAAACATCCTATCGATACGGAGGTTACAGCATGA
- a CDS encoding molybdopterin-dependent oxidoreductase: MNNKKISRRDFLKISGLAAGAVTGVGLFERLSSTEAARLLAETPQVRYTADVMCPAECGLAVNVVNGVASAIYGNPYVPYNAGTVCAKGAAGLQMVYNPNRIKYPMIRVGERGEGKFKRVSWDEAIAYIADKLTAIKKQYGPESVIMDAGDVTDRDCYWRLFFAFGTPHCTEHGAICDTPRRHGPKLMFGGKRVEPDVMRPVLLRQVDGTLKNDYTYRTKLIIYAGWNPFTATRINYESRGTVGAKAAGAKIIVIDPALSNTASKADQWIPIRTGTDADLFAAILRYILENDNPKDPFRRYIDWSFKEYSEGWDEFVAAFKAWWNKKDPINGLDYFTIEWVAQRTDIPAERIVELAHTFGISKPAALVWGMNGIGHHYNGYVASILGTALNVITGNFDAPGGGIDTEIVKSDKGGSATGKQFLSRKVKRTVNDKEVEGKQEELHMDGLGDWPAAWDDVVGDYPRRFLEGVTLKQGPFRGHKYPIKAYILRTGNSVITGSNTHKWTEALTVKDDKGNYKVELSVYIDTPFLEHGLYADVVLPEASYLERMSLSDVYPSHPMIWLRDFVIEKQFESKTPFDIMLLLAKALVDRGDPDIKGSDFWEKYKSEEEFWTEALAGAPGKPNIGTPLPYPNLPKGYKLIGAPDSLEAGRVKIDDAKKEIKGEPVTVKWLREHHGVAVWPMSWYRYEGGGILKTSSNKIEFKWDWKVGEKRFGQYAKYNKLIEESGNVPPGIAALGWTRYPSTFYWFETLWNPYTNPAFTKYKNDYPFQLISGRIHHAMSGTQMVDWLGRFVVEDIWYPLNDEIEYDEILVGPDGPKPTGRRVKMARGTWSIGVIQMNRADADKLGLKTGDLVELETPLGHKARGKILAVETIRPGTLRVAFGSGGRFSPGLGKNYYFKDVTINHNALVDPAALSPIMGQPAYVDMLVKVKKV; encoded by the coding sequence ATGAATAATAAAAAAATTTCGCGACGTGATTTTCTAAAAATCAGTGGCCTGGCGGCAGGCGCAGTGACTGGCGTGGGGTTGTTTGAACGCCTGAGCAGCACAGAAGCGGCGCGCCTCTTGGCGGAAACGCCCCAAGTGAGATACACTGCCGATGTGATGTGTCCCGCCGAATGTGGCCTCGCGGTCAACGTGGTCAACGGCGTCGCCTCTGCAATCTACGGCAACCCTTACGTGCCGTATAATGCCGGCACAGTATGTGCCAAAGGCGCAGCCGGTTTGCAAATGGTGTACAACCCCAATCGCATTAAGTATCCGATGATCCGCGTCGGCGAACGCGGCGAAGGCAAATTCAAGCGCGTTAGTTGGGATGAAGCCATCGCCTATATCGCCGACAAACTGACCGCCATCAAGAAGCAGTACGGCCCGGAGTCCGTCATCATGGACGCGGGCGACGTGACCGACCGCGATTGTTACTGGCGTCTTTTCTTCGCCTTCGGCACGCCTCACTGCACTGAACATGGCGCAATTTGTGACACCCCGCGTCGCCACGGACCCAAGTTGATGTTTGGCGGCAAGCGCGTCGAGCCAGACGTGATGCGCCCGGTTCTCTTGCGGCAGGTGGACGGCACACTCAAGAACGATTACACCTACCGCACTAAGTTGATTATCTACGCCGGCTGGAATCCCTTTACCGCCACGCGCATCAATTACGAATCGCGCGGCACCGTGGGCGCGAAGGCAGCAGGAGCCAAGATCATTGTGATTGACCCTGCGCTGTCGAACACCGCCAGCAAGGCCGACCAGTGGATCCCCATTCGCACGGGCACGGATGCTGATTTGTTCGCTGCTATACTGCGCTACATTCTCGAAAACGACAACCCCAAGGATCCATTCCGCCGCTATATTGACTGGTCGTTCAAAGAGTACAGCGAAGGGTGGGATGAATTTGTCGCCGCGTTCAAAGCATGGTGGAACAAAAAAGACCCCATCAACGGCTTGGACTACTTTACCATTGAATGGGTGGCCCAGCGCACCGACATCCCCGCCGAACGCATCGTCGAACTCGCGCATACCTTCGGCATCAGTAAACCTGCCGCACTGGTTTGGGGGATGAACGGGATCGGCCATCACTACAACGGTTACGTTGCCTCCATCCTTGGCACCGCGCTCAATGTCATCACCGGCAATTTTGACGCGCCCGGCGGCGGGATTGACACCGAGATCGTCAAATCGGACAAGGGTGGCAGCGCCACGGGCAAGCAATTCCTCTCGCGCAAGGTCAAGCGTACAGTGAACGACAAGGAAGTCGAAGGCAAGCAGGAAGAATTGCACATGGACGGCCTTGGCGACTGGCCGGCCGCGTGGGACGACGTGGTGGGCGATTATCCACGCCGCTTCCTGGAAGGCGTGACGCTGAAGCAGGGGCCGTTCCGTGGTCACAAATATCCCATCAAGGCATACATTCTGCGCACTGGCAATTCAGTCATTACCGGCTCGAATACGCATAAGTGGACCGAAGCGCTGACGGTGAAAGACGACAAGGGCAACTACAAAGTCGAACTGTCGGTCTACATTGACACGCCGTTCCTCGAACACGGACTTTACGCCGATGTAGTGCTCCCCGAAGCGTCGTATCTCGAGCGGATGAGCCTATCAGACGTGTACCCTTCGCATCCGATGATCTGGCTGCGCGATTTTGTCATCGAGAAGCAGTTCGAGTCCAAGACGCCATTCGACATTATGCTGCTACTCGCCAAGGCGCTGGTGGACCGGGGCGACCCGGATATCAAGGGAAGCGATTTCTGGGAAAAATACAAGAGCGAAGAAGAGTTCTGGACCGAAGCGCTCGCGGGCGCGCCGGGTAAACCAAACATCGGCACACCTCTCCCCTACCCCAACTTGCCTAAAGGATACAAGCTCATCGGCGCTCCGGACAGCCTGGAAGCAGGGCGCGTCAAGATCGACGACGCTAAGAAAGAGATTAAGGGCGAGCCGGTGACGGTGAAATGGCTGCGCGAACACCACGGCGTTGCGGTCTGGCCAATGTCGTGGTATCGCTACGAAGGCGGTGGTATCCTTAAGACCAGTTCCAATAAAATCGAGTTCAAGTGGGATTGGAAGGTAGGCGAGAAGCGTTTTGGGCAATACGCCAAATACAACAAACTGATCGAGGAGAGCGGCAACGTGCCACCCGGCATTGCCGCGCTCGGCTGGACGCGTTACCCCAGCACCTTCTACTGGTTTGAGACGTTGTGGAACCCGTATACTAACCCAGCCTTTACCAAGTACAAGAACGATTATCCGTTCCAACTCATCTCTGGCCGCATCCACCACGCGATGTCCGGCACACAAATGGTGGACTGGTTGGGACGGTTTGTGGTCGAGGATATCTGGTATCCACTCAACGACGAAATCGAATACGACGAAATCCTTGTTGGCCCAGATGGGCCTAAGCCGACCGGGCGACGCGTGAAAATGGCCCGGGGAACCTGGTCCATCGGCGTGATTCAAATGAACCGCGCCGACGCAGACAAACTCGGACTCAAGACTGGCGACTTAGTGGAGTTAGAGACGCCGTTGGGTCACAAGGCGCGGGGTAAAATCCTCGCGGTCGAAACAATCCGCCCCGGCACCTTGCGCGTGGCATTCGGCAGTGGTGGGCGATTCAGCCCCGGTCTGGGCAAGAACTATTACTTCAAGGATGTGACCATCAACCACAATGCCCTGGTGGATCCCGCTGCACTCTCACCGATTATGGGGCAGCCCGCCTATGTGGATATGCTCGTGAAGGTGAAGAAGGTATAG
- a CDS encoding 4Fe-4S dicluster domain-containing protein, translating to MTNIPETTALGTLDTEEPRRDFLVKFASGVFAGLVAPAVLGGVTPVQAKPPAQAPDLVPLPDLPPAVAGEDPILRMMQDLRRALLKPVNQRRWSMAIDLRKCVGCQGCAIACVTENKLPPGIVYRPVMTETRGTYPNVSRRFIPRPCMQCKNPPCTDVCPVNATYKRVDGIIVIDYERCIGCRYCLTACPYSARTFDAGYFYSDFEGGDPQPYEKVAAQEYKTPRVRTRHASPVGNARKCHFCIHRIERGELPACVLSCMGRATFFGDANDAQSLVSSLIGQPNVMRLKEELGTEPKLYYLV from the coding sequence ATGACGAACATCCCGGAGACGACTGCCCTTGGGACGCTGGACACGGAGGAGCCACGGCGTGATTTTCTGGTCAAATTCGCCAGTGGTGTTTTCGCGGGCTTGGTCGCGCCGGCAGTGCTCGGTGGTGTGACGCCGGTTCAAGCCAAGCCCCCTGCCCAAGCACCAGACCTCGTGCCACTGCCTGATCTGCCGCCAGCCGTCGCAGGTGAAGATCCGATTTTGCGCATGATGCAGGACTTGCGCCGCGCGCTGCTCAAGCCGGTCAATCAACGCCGCTGGTCTATGGCAATTGACTTGCGGAAATGCGTTGGCTGCCAAGGCTGTGCGATCGCGTGTGTGACGGAAAACAAACTCCCGCCTGGCATCGTGTATCGCCCTGTGATGACTGAAACCCGCGGAACCTATCCTAACGTCTCACGCCGTTTTATTCCCCGTCCCTGTATGCAGTGCAAGAACCCACCCTGCACTGATGTATGCCCCGTCAATGCGACCTATAAACGGGTGGACGGTATCATCGTGATCGACTATGAGCGCTGCATCGGCTGCCGGTACTGCTTGACCGCGTGCCCGTACAGCGCGCGCACCTTCGACGCTGGCTATTTCTACAGTGACTTTGAAGGGGGCGATCCCCAACCCTACGAAAAGGTCGCCGCACAAGAGTACAAAACCCCGCGGGTGCGTACGCGCCATGCCTCACCAGTTGGCAACGCTCGCAAGTGCCATTTCTGCATTCACCGCATCGAGCGCGGCGAGTTACCGGCGTGTGTTCTGAGTTGTATGGGGCGTGCCACGTTCTTTGGCGATGCTAACGACGCGCAGAGTTTGGTGAGCAGTCTTATCGGCCAGCCGAACGTGATGCGTCTGAAAGAGGAACTCGGCACGGAACCCAAGTTGTACTATCTGGTATAG
- a CDS encoding response regulator transcription factor has product MPNKIKILLADDHAVLRAGIRALLEMQPDMQVVGEAGDGLQTLARARELQPDVVLMDIGMPRLDGLAATRQICETSPHTRVLILTQHENKEYILPALRVGASGYVLKRAEGDELLNAIRVVHAGGMFLDPSVAGIVVDDVRRGASPADPYETLSDREREVLVLLAQGQTYQQIAEALFISVKTVDFHRANILRKLGFATRADLIRYAVQRGLIP; this is encoded by the coding sequence ATGCCGAACAAAATCAAAATTCTGCTTGCTGACGATCACGCCGTCTTGCGCGCGGGGATCCGCGCCCTTTTGGAAATGCAGCCCGATATGCAGGTGGTGGGTGAGGCAGGCGATGGACTGCAAACGCTGGCGCGAGCGCGCGAACTCCAGCCTGATGTCGTGCTGATGGATATTGGTATGCCGAGGTTAGACGGACTCGCGGCGACGCGGCAGATCTGCGAGACCAGTCCGCACACCCGTGTCCTCATTCTGACCCAACACGAGAACAAGGAATACATTCTCCCCGCCTTGCGCGTCGGCGCGTCCGGCTACGTCCTTAAACGTGCCGAGGGGGACGAATTGCTGAACGCGATCCGCGTCGTTCATGCCGGCGGAATGTTTCTGGATCCCTCTGTCGCCGGCATCGTCGTCGACGACGTCCGCCGTGGCGCCAGCCCAGCTGATCCGTACGAGACCCTTTCAGACCGCGAACGTGAAGTGCTGGTGCTTCTTGCGCAGGGCCAGACGTACCAGCAAATCGCCGAAGCCTTATTCATCAGCGTCAAGACTGTGGATTTTCATCGCGCGAACATTCTACGCAAACTGGGCTTCGCCACCCGGGCCGATCTCATCCGCTATGCGGTGCAGCGCGGGTTGATCCCTTGA
- a CDS encoding HAMP domain-containing protein, with amino-acid sequence MKFSTRIILTTTAIIVVMGLLTMISIHTVVQNALRRESSDKGLSLAQVTGESVANALLDGNWFVVQNTLDDLTANNPNLIFAYVIYPSETRVIHTLPTGFPADLLTANRLPFDQRASLRLLDTERGPVRDVAWRILDGLDAELHLGFSEQEIVRLVNQVTLIIAGLTFLGVLVGSVAALGLGRRITRPLEGLTAHALRLGQGHLDKTIDTARRDEIGDLARAFNQMARDLHTTITAMRRRNRELAALNAVATATSGPLDVQQALERALTQSLAALELSTGWVFLTNGGPPRLVTCVGLPAPVTHHALPGGFPDCLCGQVLRHGEPMMIQSLGEKCAAQGGVGLDGQPLRCHATVPVRAKGKILGVLSVASADPEQIGEEEMLLLEAVGRQMGVALENAQLWEELEAKERVRAELLAKVIRAQEEERKRIARELHDQTGQSLNALVFGLKTAEAILERDAARAGEVVARLRSAAADSVRELQTTIYDLRPSVLDDLGLIPALRWFAESRIQANGIAVTFDLRGPERRLPADIETALFRIAQEALTNVIKHASARHVHIVLDLGPEGVRLEIADDGIGFEVTQVFAVQGESERGLGLLGMRERAELLGGRWGVESRVGQGTRVHVEILVKR; translated from the coding sequence ATGAAATTCAGCACGCGCATCATTTTGACCACAACCGCGATTATCGTAGTGATGGGACTTTTGACGATGATCTCCATCCACACCGTCGTGCAGAACGCGCTGCGTCGCGAGTCCAGCGATAAAGGTCTCTCGCTTGCCCAGGTGACGGGGGAGAGTGTGGCGAATGCACTCCTCGACGGCAATTGGTTTGTCGTGCAAAATACGTTGGATGATCTCACTGCTAACAATCCGAATCTTATATTTGCCTACGTCATCTACCCCAGCGAAACGCGAGTGATTCACACTTTGCCCACTGGTTTCCCAGCCGACCTGTTGACCGCTAACCGCTTGCCCTTCGACCAACGCGCCAGCCTGCGCCTGCTGGATACCGAACGTGGTCCAGTGCGCGATGTGGCATGGCGCATACTCGATGGACTTGATGCGGAGCTACATCTTGGGTTTAGCGAGCAAGAGATTGTCCGCTTGGTCAATCAGGTGACGCTGATCATTGCCGGCTTGACGTTCCTCGGCGTTCTCGTCGGCAGCGTCGCGGCGTTGGGGCTGGGACGCCGCATCACACGTCCGCTGGAAGGCTTGACCGCGCACGCCTTGCGTTTGGGGCAAGGACACTTGGACAAAACGATAGACACGGCGCGGCGTGACGAAATCGGTGATCTGGCGCGCGCATTCAACCAGATGGCACGCGACCTGCATACGACAATTACCGCGATGCGCCGCCGCAACCGCGAACTGGCCGCGCTAAACGCGGTGGCGACTGCCACGAGTGGCCCGCTGGATGTGCAACAAGCCCTGGAACGCGCCTTGACACAGTCACTCGCCGCGTTGGAACTCTCCACTGGTTGGGTCTTTTTGACCAATGGTGGCCCGCCGCGTCTGGTGACGTGCGTAGGATTACCGGCGCCAGTCACGCACCACGCCCTACCCGGCGGCTTTCCCGATTGTCTGTGTGGTCAGGTGCTGCGCCATGGCGAGCCGATGATGATTCAGAGCTTGGGAGAGAAATGCGCGGCGCAAGGGGGTGTGGGGCTAGACGGTCAGCCACTGCGCTGTCACGCCACCGTGCCCGTAAGGGCCAAAGGAAAAATTCTGGGAGTGTTGAGTGTCGCAAGCGCAGACCCAGAGCAGATTGGCGAAGAAGAAATGCTGCTGCTGGAAGCCGTGGGACGCCAGATGGGGGTTGCGTTGGAGAATGCGCAGCTGTGGGAGGAGCTCGAAGCTAAAGAACGCGTACGGGCCGAGTTGCTTGCCAAAGTCATTCGCGCTCAGGAAGAAGAACGGAAACGCATCGCGCGGGAACTGCACGATCAAACCGGGCAATCGCTCAATGCGCTCGTGTTCGGATTGAAAACCGCCGAAGCCATACTGGAAAGGGACGCGGCACGAGCGGGCGAGGTGGTTGCGCGCTTGAGAAGCGCGGCCGCAGACAGCGTCCGTGAATTGCAGACCACCATCTACGACTTGCGTCCGAGCGTCCTGGACGATTTGGGGTTGATTCCCGCACTGCGCTGGTTTGCCGAAAGTCGTATCCAGGCAAACGGAATTGCCGTCACGTTCGACCTGCGCGGTCCCGAACGGCGCTTGCCCGCAGACATCGAGACTGCGCTGTTTCGCATCGCACAAGAAGCGCTGACTAATGTGATCAAACACGCTAGTGCGCGCCACGTTCACATCGTCCTGGACTTGGGGCCGGAAGGCGTCAGGCTAGAAATCGCGGATGATGGAATCGGGTTTGAAGTCACTCAAGTTTTCGCGGTGCAGGGCGAGAGCGAGCGCGGCCTAGGTTTGCTGGGAATGCGCGAGCGCGCCGAGTTGCTCGGCGGACGGTGGGGCGTCGAGAGCCGTGTAGGGCAAGGCACACGGGTGCACGTGGAGATCCTGGTGAAAAGATAG
- a CDS encoding PhnD/SsuA/transferrin family substrate-binding protein yields the protein MILEMGWSILTRIVLWLSVIAIALGLAGCDIRESSTQVNLARAADANDLARLRSIGDGTLYIGFDRRLEPKEDVKMYIPLLRYLERTTTYRFKLHPTPKEGNVVDDLGRGTIQFAIVGTLSYLQAHTRYGAQPLVRGLNADGRGVYRAAIITRPTSPIQTLANLRGRTFAFGAANSTQGHLIPRILLDQAGIQLGDLAAYEYTGSHVGVANAVISGRYDAGGMQDTLALSLANRGLVRIFMLSMDYPSSGIMVGPGVDPHIVDAVRRALLAFDPLGKDSAGLYHWERTEMPRGFIGAQHSDYAELQVWSERFGLLK from the coding sequence ATGATACTTGAAATGGGGTGGAGTATCTTAACGCGAATCGTTTTGTGGCTTAGTGTTATTGCGATAGCCCTTGGCCTGGCAGGGTGTGACATCCGCGAGTCGTCCACCCAGGTTAACCTGGCGCGCGCGGCAGACGCGAACGATTTGGCGCGCCTGCGTTCGATCGGTGATGGCACGCTTTACATCGGTTTTGACCGGCGTTTGGAGCCGAAAGAGGATGTGAAAATGTACATCCCGCTCCTGCGTTATCTCGAACGTACGACTACCTATCGCTTCAAATTGCACCCAACACCCAAAGAAGGTAACGTCGTGGACGACCTGGGACGCGGGACAATTCAATTCGCCATCGTCGGTACCCTAAGTTATCTGCAAGCGCATACTCGATACGGCGCGCAGCCACTGGTGCGCGGTCTCAATGCCGACGGACGTGGCGTGTATCGTGCCGCGATTATCACGCGTCCTACCAGTCCGATTCAAACGCTGGCCAATTTGCGCGGGCGAACTTTTGCGTTCGGCGCGGCAAATTCCACGCAAGGGCATTTGATCCCGCGCATCCTGCTTGATCAGGCTGGCATTCAACTGGGCGACCTGGCTGCTTACGAGTACACAGGCTCGCACGTGGGAGTCGCGAACGCGGTCATCAGTGGACGCTATGATGCGGGCGGCATGCAGGATACCCTCGCGTTGAGTCTAGCGAACCGTGGCCTGGTGCGGATATTCATGCTCTCAATGGACTATCCATCGAGCGGCATCATGGTTGGCCCAGGTGTTGACCCCCATATCGTGGATGCGGTACGCCGGGCGTTGTTAGCGTTTGATCCACTAGGCAAAGACAGCGCGGGGTTGTATCATTGGGAGCGCACAGAAATGCCGCGCGGGTTTATCGGCGCGCAGCACAGCGACTACGCGGAACTACAAGTATGGTCCGAGCGGTTTGGGCTACTCAAATGA
- a CDS encoding murein biosynthesis integral membrane protein MurJ — protein sequence MTTKRRIVTAAGLIMFGNVVSRILGLVREQVIAILFGASGLTSAFVAALTVPTMIYDLLIGGAISAALIPVFSDYAEQEDKDELWRVASIILNFALLILGIATVSMIVLAPQLVWLLAIGLDQATQAEALRLIRIVLPSVIFLGLSGVTTAILYARQMFIYPAFCVAAFNLGVIVLAVALAPMFGIAALAIGVLAGAILQIILQLPGLRGFRFSFSLNLRHPGVKRIVSLYGPVALGLIISQIGVIIDRNLASRTGEESMAVMRFATTLVQFPLGLVATATAFAILPTLSRFSTAAQMSVNGIIVTERREALISQNSTGDSSLDSYKETLVFGMKLALLAILPATIGLVMLRLPLIRLLFEHGAFNAEGTRLTALAFLCYAPQLPFVAIDQLLIFAFYARKNTLTPMLVGLLGVIVYLVAGLSLIGPLGMPGLVLANTLQNSLHAVVLFALLWRIVAGLKGYGLTSTVLKSGLAALCMPVVYYPLAPALGRLANPQTIGGQIEYVVLAIAMGVLTYLVAIWLLRVEEARLFWRALRSRLLGLA from the coding sequence ATGACAACCAAGAGGAGGATTGTTACGGCCGCTGGGCTGATAATGTTCGGCAATGTGGTTAGCCGAATCCTCGGCCTGGTGCGGGAGCAGGTTATCGCTATCCTCTTCGGCGCAAGCGGCCTTACTTCTGCCTTTGTGGCTGCTTTGACTGTGCCAACCATGATCTATGACCTGCTGATCGGTGGAGCTATCAGTGCGGCCCTCATCCCCGTTTTCAGCGATTATGCTGAGCAGGAGGATAAGGATGAGCTCTGGCGTGTGGCCAGCATCATCCTGAACTTCGCCCTACTCATCCTGGGGATAGCTACAGTGAGCATGATCGTTCTAGCTCCCCAATTGGTTTGGCTCTTGGCCATCGGGCTAGATCAAGCAACACAAGCAGAAGCACTCCGCCTGATCCGTATCGTCTTACCCTCCGTGATCTTTCTTGGTCTATCGGGCGTGACCACGGCTATCCTTTATGCGCGGCAGATGTTTATTTATCCCGCCTTTTGTGTCGCCGCATTCAACCTCGGCGTCATCGTTTTGGCTGTTGCTCTTGCCCCCATGTTTGGTATAGCAGCCTTAGCCATTGGTGTATTGGCTGGAGCGATCCTGCAAATCATCCTCCAATTGCCCGGACTGCGGGGGTTTCGTTTTTCCTTTTCTCTTAACCTGCGTCATCCTGGGGTGAAGAGGATAGTCAGCCTGTATGGGCCCGTGGCCCTTGGTTTAATAATTTCCCAAATCGGGGTAATCATTGACCGCAACCTCGCTTCCCGCACAGGCGAGGAAAGTATGGCCGTGATGCGCTTTGCGACGACGTTAGTTCAATTCCCTCTTGGGTTGGTGGCGACAGCCACCGCCTTCGCCATCTTGCCTACTCTGTCACGCTTCAGCACAGCGGCGCAAATGTCCGTGAACGGGATCATCGTAACTGAACGTCGGGAGGCGCTAATCAGTCAGAATAGTACCGGCGATTCGTCCTTGGACTCTTACAAGGAGACGCTTGTCTTTGGAATGAAGCTGGCTCTTCTGGCCATTCTGCCGGCTACCATCGGTTTAGTCATGCTGCGTTTGCCTCTCATCCGCCTCCTGTTCGAACATGGGGCCTTCAACGCGGAGGGGACACGACTAACAGCCCTCGCCTTCCTCTGCTATGCCCCGCAATTGCCTTTTGTAGCCATCGATCAATTACTTATCTTCGCCTTCTATGCCCGTAAGAATACTCTTACACCGATGCTCGTCGGTCTGCTGGGTGTCATTGTATACTTAGTTGCTGGACTCAGCCTCATCGGTCCCCTGGGCATGCCTGGGCTAGTTCTAGCTAATACACTCCAAAACTCGCTGCACGCGGTGGTGCTCTTCGCCTTGCTCTGGCGCATCGTCGCTGGGCTTAAGGGGTATGGGTTGACCAGCACAGTGCTTAAATCAGGTCTGGCTGCCCTGTGCATGCCTGTGGTGTACTACCCGCTTGCTCCGGCTTTAGGCAGGCTAGCTAACCCCCAAACGATTGGGGGACAGATAGAGTACGTTGTGTTAGCGATCGCCATGGGGGTCCTAACCTACCTTGTAGCGATCTGGTTATTACGTGTCGAAGAGGCCAGGCTCTTCTGGCGAGCTTTGCGGTCCCGCTTACTGGGTTTGGCCTAG